Proteins from a single region of bacterium:
- the folE gene encoding GTP cyclohydrolase I FolE, with product MQDIIRDLLIKIGEDPDREGLKKTPERFEKSISFLTKGYQQDPREVLRSAIFHEQYDEMVTVKDIDIFSMCEHHMLPFFGKCHVAYMPRKHIVGLSKIARVVELYARRLQVQERLTQEIATALMDTLQPHGVAVVVEAFHLCMMMRGVEKQNAKAVTSAMLGVFRTRESTRMEFLELIKPNLNIVR from the coding sequence ATGCAGGATATCATCCGAGACCTACTGATCAAGATCGGGGAGGACCCCGACCGGGAGGGGCTCAAGAAAACCCCGGAGCGGTTCGAGAAATCGATCTCGTTCCTGACGAAAGGGTACCAGCAGGACCCGCGCGAGGTGCTGCGGAGCGCCATCTTCCACGAGCAGTACGACGAGATGGTGACCGTCAAGGACATCGACATCTTCTCGATGTGCGAGCACCACATGCTGCCGTTCTTCGGGAAGTGCCACGTGGCGTACATGCCGCGCAAGCACATTGTCGGGCTGTCAAAGATCGCCCGCGTCGTCGAGCTCTACGCCCGCCGGCTGCAGGTCCAGGAGCGGCTTACGCAGGAGATCGCGACCGCCCTCATGGACACCCTCCAGCCGCACGGGGTGGCGGTGGTCGTCGAGGCGTTCCACCTGTGCATGATGATGCGCGGCGTGGAGAAGCAGAACGCCAAGGCGGTAACTTCGGCGATGCTCGGGGTCTTCCGCACCCGGGAATCGACGCGTATGGAATTCCTGGAATTGATCAAGCCGAACCTCAACATCGTCCGATAG
- a CDS encoding zinc ribbon domain-containing protein, with protein MPLYEYRCETCGQKYESYKRLTEEKKDEACPACGGRAVKMGISLFTAPGTSSKGGSSCGGGPRRSPFG; from the coding sequence ATGCCGCTCTACGAGTACCGGTGCGAAACGTGCGGCCAGAAGTACGAGTCGTACAAACGGCTGACCGAGGAGAAGAAGGACGAGGCGTGTCCCGCGTGCGGGGGCCGCGCGGTAAAGATGGGGATCTCCCTGTTCACCGCGCCGGGGACCTCGTCCAAGGGCGGTTCCTCCTGCGGCGGCGGCCCGCGCCGTTCGCCGTTCGGATGA
- a CDS encoding cytochrome c3 family protein, translating to MPILLRRVFPVALFSSILMMSCAPREGTFRHEGHVVIVKGACSPCHGGDPANPRPASTGDCAACHPQAADPSNAGRYGLTDRPRTRRPITYKDIVFSHASHAASGISCAACHGGKEGPGFPSMPGCAACHEKEGAPTSCLACHKKLPADVPASRRPVR from the coding sequence ATGCCGATCCTCCTCCGCCGCGTGTTCCCCGTTGCCCTGTTTTCCTCGATCCTGATGATGTCGTGTGCCCCGCGGGAAGGGACATTCCGGCACGAAGGCCACGTGGTCATCGTGAAAGGCGCATGCTCCCCCTGCCATGGCGGGGACCCCGCAAATCCCAGGCCGGCGTCGACCGGGGATTGCGCCGCCTGTCATCCCCAGGCCGCCGATCCCTCGAATGCGGGGAGGTACGGCCTCACCGATCGGCCCCGGACGAGACGGCCGATAACGTACAAGGATATCGTCTTCTCCCACGCATCGCATGCCGCTTCCGGGATTTCGTGCGCCGCCTGCCACGGAGGAAAGGAGGGGCCGGGGTTCCCCTCCATGCCCGGGTGTGCTGCCTGTCACGAAAAGGAGGGAGCCCCCACGTCGTGCCTTGCCTGCCACAAGAAATTGCCCGCGGACGTTCCCGCATCGAGGCGTCCCGTCCGTTAA
- a CDS encoding DUF2892 domain-containing protein produces MNVQRWIRVIAGTFVLVSLGLGWYVSPWFLLFTAFVGLNLFQSGWTNWCLMEKILIKLGVPEK; encoded by the coding sequence ATGAACGTTCAACGGTGGATCCGGGTGATCGCGGGGACCTTCGTGCTGGTGAGTCTCGGACTGGGGTGGTATGTCTCCCCATGGTTTTTGCTGTTCACGGCCTTCGTGGGTCTCAACCTGTTCCAGTCGGGGTGGACCAACTGGTGCCTGATGGAAAAAATCCTGATCAAACTGGGCGTGCCCGAGAAATAG
- a CDS encoding PAS domain S-box protein, whose product MPRKPVALSLENSFDSSRRALALIDLDCRFVLVNQRFAELLGLPREKIVGRICHELVHNTPVCIDGCLFSGMRENRSGETLDYEDPVAGKWFRIAVDPIFDGDGEIAGALYAVSDITSTILAEREAARQAVLMEMIQRISSSVITEAGFEGIPAMAAEGLCTFLGAPRCTILFFDDPVLAVEHRVAEEVLPATGLYTRCRCPHDTSTSFRNGESVFLDDIRECPSYGEKRDELETLRIGSLLGVPLRSPEGPVGAIYLDFPSVHHWTPGEIHAVELVARNLSIVHRHSRIYEENRGTADQLSSLLQNVPGAVYRGLRNWSLQFFGAEIERMTGYSPEEFLRGERDWRTVVHPDDLPALKERFRMAVAAKEKVVRVTYRIRRRDGLVRWVEDHRQKIYDADGRFSRVDGLLLDVTEQKTLEDAVLQIRNDWEDTFDNMMDAVTVHDAEFNIVRANRAARELLKLPILNGTPLKCCKYYHGTEHPPEDCPSCNCLSTKLPYSFEVFEPHLDIHMELRAIPRLDRDRRLVGLIHVVRDITERKRREEDLRKSGDMLRQSQKMEAVGQLAGGVAHDFNNLLTVIGGYSDLLAQKLPPESPYRRDVEEIRKAGTRASSLTRQLLAFSRKQVIAPRVADLNEVVAGMEKMLRRLIGEDIDLVTVLRPGLWNVRIDTGQVEQVLLNLAVNARDAMPGVGKLLVETENGSIGEGLTERLGFGVPGEYVILSVRDNGSGMDEETLSHIFEPFFTTKETGKGTGLGLATVYGIVKQSDGYITAESRPGEGATFRIFLPRCYARSESDLVETHPRHIERGRETVLLVEDDEMVRNYMLSALSSGGYSLLEAANGEEAVALLQGSDRPVDLVITDVIMPKMGGKDLSDWLLANRPEVKVIFVSGYVDNDLLREQRFERGETYLQKPFTPEALLRTVRKVFDPAGEEAPAARIPS is encoded by the coding sequence ATGCCTCGAAAACCCGTTGCATTATCGTTGGAAAATTCCTTCGACAGCTCGCGAAGAGCCCTGGCGCTGATCGATCTCGATTGCCGCTTCGTCTTGGTAAACCAGAGATTTGCGGAACTGCTCGGCCTCCCGCGGGAGAAAATCGTCGGCAGGATCTGCCACGAGCTCGTCCACAACACGCCGGTCTGCATCGATGGGTGTCTCTTCTCCGGAATGAGGGAGAACCGCTCGGGGGAAACGCTCGATTACGAGGACCCGGTGGCCGGGAAATGGTTCCGGATCGCCGTGGACCCGATCTTCGACGGGGACGGGGAGATCGCCGGAGCCCTCTACGCCGTGTCCGACATCACGTCTACGATACTGGCGGAGCGGGAAGCGGCCCGACAGGCCGTCCTCATGGAGATGATTCAACGGATCTCCTCCTCCGTAATCACGGAGGCCGGCTTCGAGGGGATCCCCGCAATGGCTGCCGAGGGCCTCTGTACATTCCTCGGGGCTCCGCGCTGCACGATCCTCTTCTTCGACGACCCGGTATTGGCCGTGGAGCATCGGGTGGCGGAGGAGGTCCTTCCCGCCACCGGCCTCTACACCCGATGCCGGTGTCCGCACGACACGTCGACCTCCTTTCGGAACGGGGAGAGCGTTTTCCTCGACGACATCCGCGAATGCCCCTCCTACGGCGAGAAGAGGGATGAGCTCGAGACCCTGCGGATCGGTTCCCTCCTCGGTGTCCCCCTCCGCTCCCCGGAAGGGCCGGTTGGTGCGATCTATCTCGATTTTCCCTCGGTCCATCACTGGACGCCCGGGGAGATCCATGCGGTGGAATTGGTCGCGCGGAATCTTTCGATCGTCCATCGCCATTCCCGCATCTACGAGGAAAACCGGGGGACCGCCGACCAGCTCTCTTCCCTTCTGCAAAACGTTCCCGGGGCCGTGTACCGCGGTCTGCGGAACTGGTCGCTCCAGTTCTTCGGCGCGGAGATCGAGCGGATGACGGGATACTCTCCCGAGGAGTTTCTCCGCGGGGAGAGGGATTGGCGAACCGTCGTTCACCCGGACGACCTGCCGGCCTTGAAGGAGCGGTTCCGGATGGCGGTCGCCGCGAAGGAGAAGGTGGTGCGGGTGACGTACCGGATCCGCCGCCGCGACGGACTCGTGCGTTGGGTGGAGGACCACCGTCAGAAGATCTACGACGCGGACGGCCGCTTCTCCCGCGTCGACGGCCTGCTGCTGGACGTCACCGAACAAAAAACCCTGGAAGATGCGGTCCTCCAGATACGGAACGACTGGGAAGACACGTTCGACAACATGATGGACGCGGTCACCGTTCACGACGCGGAGTTCAACATCGTTCGGGCCAACCGGGCGGCCCGGGAACTCCTCAAGTTGCCAATCCTGAATGGGACGCCGTTGAAGTGCTGCAAGTATTATCACGGCACGGAGCATCCGCCGGAGGATTGTCCCAGCTGCAATTGTCTTTCCACAAAGTTGCCTTACTCCTTCGAAGTATTCGAGCCGCACCTGGACATCCACATGGAACTCCGGGCGATCCCGAGGCTCGACCGCGACCGCCGGTTGGTGGGATTGATCCACGTGGTGCGGGACATCACCGAGCGCAAGCGTCGCGAGGAAGATCTCCGGAAGAGCGGAGACATGCTGCGGCAATCGCAGAAGATGGAAGCGGTGGGCCAGTTGGCCGGCGGGGTCGCCCACGATTTCAACAACCTCCTGACGGTGATCGGCGGCTATTCGGACCTGCTGGCCCAGAAGCTGCCTCCCGAATCGCCGTACCGCCGCGACGTGGAGGAGATCCGGAAGGCGGGGACCCGGGCGTCGTCCCTCACCCGGCAATTGCTCGCCTTCAGCCGGAAGCAGGTGATCGCACCCCGCGTGGCGGACCTGAACGAAGTGGTGGCGGGGATGGAAAAGATGCTGCGGCGGCTGATCGGGGAGGACATCGACCTGGTCACGGTCCTGCGGCCCGGCCTTTGGAACGTGCGGATCGACACCGGCCAGGTCGAACAGGTCCTGCTGAACCTCGCCGTGAACGCCCGCGACGCGATGCCCGGCGTCGGCAAACTCCTGGTCGAGACGGAGAACGGGAGCATCGGCGAGGGATTGACCGAACGGCTGGGCTTCGGAGTGCCCGGAGAATACGTCATCCTCTCGGTGCGGGACAACGGGAGCGGGATGGATGAGGAGACGCTTTCCCACATCTTCGAGCCGTTCTTCACCACGAAGGAGACGGGAAAGGGGACCGGACTGGGACTTGCGACGGTCTACGGCATCGTCAAGCAGAGCGACGGGTATATCACGGCGGAGAGCCGCCCCGGAGAGGGGGCGACCTTCCGGATCTTTCTTCCTCGATGCTATGCACGGTCGGAATCCGATCTTGTGGAGACGCACCCACGCCATATCGAGCGAGGGAGGGAGACCGTCCTCCTCGTGGAGGACGACGAAATGGTGCGAAATTACATGCTGTCGGCACTTTCGTCGGGCGGGTATTCCCTTCTCGAGGCGGCCAACGGGGAGGAGGCGGTCGCCCTTCTCCAGGGCAGCGACCGTCCGGTCGACCTGGTGATCACCGATGTCATCATGCCGAAGATGGGAGGAAAGGATCTGAGCGACTGGCTCCTGGCGAATCGCCCTGAGGTGAAGGTCATCTTCGTATCCGGATATGTGGACAACGACCTTCTCCGGGAACAGCGGTTCGAACGGGGCGAGACGTACCTCCAGAAGCCGTTCACGCCGGAAGCCTTGCTCCGGACGGTGCGAAAGGTCTTCGATCCGGCGGGAGAGGAAGCGCCGGCAGCGCGGATTCCTTCCTGA
- a CDS encoding DUF302 domain-containing protein: MLITVRTRKSIGEVRQRFEEAAAENRFAVLGIHDVGERLRAKGLTFDRKFYVYEVCNPVAAKKVLDTNVRIGTALPCRVTIYTDGGEVVLETLKPTAMVSMFGEPTLEGTAREIETAIESIMKEAAK, from the coding sequence ATGCTCATCACGGTGCGTACGCGAAAATCGATCGGGGAGGTCCGGCAACGGTTCGAGGAGGCCGCGGCCGAAAACCGGTTCGCCGTCCTCGGGATCCACGACGTGGGGGAACGCCTTCGCGCCAAAGGGTTGACGTTCGACCGGAAGTTTTACGTATACGAGGTGTGCAACCCCGTGGCGGCGAAAAAGGTTCTCGACACGAACGTTCGGATCGGAACGGCACTTCCGTGCCGGGTCACGATCTATACGGATGGGGGAGAAGTCGTCCTCGAGACGTTGAAGCCGACCGCGATGGTGTCCATGTTCGGCGAGCCGACCCTCGAGGGTACCGCCCGGGAAATCGAGACGGCCATCGAATCGATCATGAAGGAAGCCGCGAAGTAG